One Prosthecobacter vanneervenii genomic window carries:
- a CDS encoding chitobiase/beta-hexosaminidase C-terminal domain-containing protein has protein sequence MIDDFIQELHDDLFGAVSADPGMLYVPVYQSRTPLAKDEEGNPIVGQTSMIEEEIKKALSGLELKNGKCGIAVVIMLPDVEGESVNSAAPAMKLIAKVRVIENRLVNEGSTGTGITASLLCTHLLQVLNRRSFRGRSALYPDLKRMITEIPLPDGENCHELTLIQHVTPDALVKVSTPTVTQEGAAIALTCTTAGASIYYTLDGTFPGSGNAAASLYTAPISLESGIHQMRVCAQKDGMQASNDLIAEITIE, from the coding sequence GTGATAGACGACTTCATTCAAGAGCTGCACGATGATCTGTTTGGCGCGGTAAGCGCCGATCCGGGCATGCTGTATGTGCCCGTCTATCAGAGCCGCACACCGCTGGCCAAGGATGAAGAGGGAAACCCCATTGTGGGGCAAACCTCCATGATCGAAGAAGAGATCAAAAAGGCGCTTTCCGGCCTGGAGCTGAAGAATGGCAAATGCGGGATCGCCGTGGTGATCATGCTGCCAGATGTGGAAGGCGAAAGCGTGAACAGCGCAGCGCCTGCAATGAAGCTGATCGCGAAAGTGCGGGTGATCGAAAACCGCCTCGTCAATGAGGGCAGCACAGGAACGGGCATCACAGCATCGCTGTTGTGCACCCATCTGCTGCAGGTGCTGAACCGTCGCAGTTTTCGCGGCCGCTCCGCCTTGTATCCGGATCTCAAGCGCATGATCACCGAGATCCCGCTGCCAGATGGCGAGAATTGCCATGAGCTGACATTGATCCAGCATGTGACTCCTGATGCCCTGGTGAAGGTCAGTACGCCGACAGTCACACAGGAGGGCGCGGCCATTGCTCTCACCTGCACCACTGCCGGTGCCAGTATTTACTACACGCTGGATGGCACCTTCCCGGGCTCAGGCAATGCCGCTGCAAGCCTCTACACCGCACCCATCTCCCTTGAGTCTGGCATTCATCAAATGCGCGTCTGCGCGCAGAAGGATGGCATGCAGGCCAGCAATGATCTCATCGCAGAAATCACCATCGAATAA
- a CDS encoding coiled-coil domain-containing protein, which yields MSDESQVKISIVTTADPSGVQQARNDYDELFADLKKGIADTLQAGGADKKFIGHVVDEFERLNVSLKESGASGDEVAQKIAQLQERLMQDAAAEEKRIQQRKVDFEYALQIKEAEEEAARTKRIRREEDQLAMELEGIRLKEQTQLLEQQIMARLRQERLAREAVESTQAMGKAFDGAKRSIGDTALVAAQFVDDAQYGLRGIMNNIPQLALAFGMGSGLAGSISIAAVALNLLWEKFGQAKEAKAETEKVTSSVKDLEDALKRSSEAADKAFQKDLSQYVAEVEKAATSWRNIKSEISAIVDRQKELRDIQNQIANSQLELERQAALANAKDADQKKAINSQYDARKAALNSGNELDKANFDLESKRAQLDLLKQQFGNVSDQVGGTEGAVGTAKRDLQDFGREYGSQSDQGRNVAAAEAAQRQIFELQARQRKINELIESNKFGDEEDLRALLGELERIPAKIDAAVKERDSKLPSLKSDREAMESGQGLKFDKWQSEAKTAADAGDTGPANALSSALDRQKENEARLKAQEELLVKTKTEQTEASQRITEIEKDIQLALLKVEAAALKQAESFAKAGGAAAEAEREAAEKAAKKAREEQLRKLENDAAEAEKNHDYTGAAKNRNEAARLKLGPDATPEQRRELDRLNRDRLMEGERRQTGYQQQQQAKDIGERTGNLANNLGETGKDLKKAAEQLKDGATPAELDGVLKAMMELIPAIREKFQGSDKKVADVIKEVQLLKQQLLNGRLGNA from the coding sequence ATGTCCGACGAAAGCCAGGTCAAAATCAGCATCGTCACTACTGCCGACCCCTCGGGTGTGCAGCAGGCGCGCAATGACTATGACGAGCTTTTTGCTGATCTCAAAAAAGGCATTGCAGACACGCTGCAAGCAGGCGGAGCGGACAAGAAATTCATCGGGCATGTGGTGGATGAATTTGAGCGGCTGAATGTGTCTCTCAAAGAATCCGGAGCCAGCGGGGATGAGGTGGCGCAGAAAATTGCGCAGCTGCAAGAGAGGCTGATGCAGGATGCCGCCGCCGAGGAAAAGCGCATCCAGCAGCGCAAGGTGGATTTTGAGTATGCGCTTCAGATTAAAGAGGCCGAGGAAGAAGCGGCGCGAACGAAGCGAATCCGCCGTGAAGAAGATCAGCTGGCGATGGAGCTGGAAGGCATCCGCCTGAAAGAGCAGACGCAGCTGCTGGAACAGCAGATCATGGCGCGGCTGCGTCAGGAGCGCCTGGCGCGTGAGGCCGTTGAGAGCACGCAGGCCATGGGCAAGGCCTTTGATGGCGCCAAGCGCAGCATCGGGGATACAGCCCTCGTGGCCGCACAGTTTGTGGATGACGCGCAGTATGGCCTGCGGGGCATCATGAACAACATTCCGCAGCTGGCCCTGGCCTTTGGTATGGGCAGCGGCTTGGCGGGCTCCATCAGCATTGCGGCGGTCGCACTGAATCTGCTCTGGGAAAAGTTTGGCCAGGCCAAGGAGGCGAAGGCTGAGACGGAGAAGGTGACAAGCTCCGTGAAGGATCTGGAGGATGCGCTGAAACGTTCTTCAGAAGCCGCTGACAAGGCCTTCCAAAAGGATCTGTCGCAGTACGTTGCTGAAGTCGAAAAAGCAGCGACGAGCTGGCGCAACATCAAGAGCGAGATCAGCGCCATCGTTGATCGGCAGAAAGAACTGCGCGACATCCAAAACCAGATTGCTAACAGCCAGCTGGAACTGGAGCGCCAGGCCGCGCTGGCTAACGCCAAGGACGCTGATCAAAAGAAAGCCATCAACAGCCAGTATGATGCGAGGAAAGCCGCACTGAACAGCGGCAATGAACTGGACAAAGCAAACTTTGATCTGGAGTCGAAAAGGGCTCAACTAGACTTGCTCAAGCAGCAGTTTGGCAATGTGAGCGACCAGGTGGGCGGCACTGAAGGCGCAGTCGGCACAGCCAAGCGGGATCTGCAAGATTTTGGGCGTGAGTATGGAAGTCAGTCTGATCAGGGCCGTAACGTGGCCGCTGCGGAAGCGGCACAGCGTCAAATATTCGAGCTTCAAGCCAGACAGAGGAAAATTAATGAACTGATCGAAAGCAACAAGTTCGGTGATGAAGAGGATCTGCGTGCCCTGCTTGGTGAGCTGGAGAGAATCCCTGCTAAAATCGACGCTGCCGTCAAAGAACGCGATAGCAAACTGCCATCGCTAAAATCAGACAGGGAGGCCATGGAAAGTGGCCAGGGCCTGAAATTTGACAAATGGCAGAGTGAAGCAAAGACAGCTGCTGATGCGGGTGATACTGGACCGGCAAATGCTCTCAGTTCGGCCTTGGACCGGCAGAAAGAAAATGAAGCGCGGCTCAAAGCACAAGAGGAGCTGCTCGTTAAAACGAAAACAGAGCAGACCGAGGCAAGCCAACGCATCACGGAAATCGAGAAGGATATCCAGCTGGCATTGCTCAAAGTCGAAGCGGCTGCGCTGAAGCAGGCCGAATCGTTCGCCAAGGCTGGCGGTGCTGCTGCCGAGGCTGAGCGTGAGGCGGCGGAGAAGGCTGCAAAGAAAGCCCGTGAGGAGCAGCTGCGGAAACTAGAGAACGATGCGGCTGAAGCGGAAAAGAATCACGACTACACCGGTGCCGCTAAGAACCGCAATGAAGCGGCCAGGCTGAAGCTTGGCCCCGATGCCACCCCCGAGCAGCGCCGTGAGCTGGACCGGCTGAACCGCGACCGGCTGATGGAGGGCGAGCGCAGGCAGACCGGCTATCAGCAGCAGCAGCAGGCCAAAGATATCGGCGAACGCACCGGCAACCTGGCAAACAACCTGGGAGAGACCGGCAAGGATCTGAAGAAGGCGGCCGAGCAGCTCAAGGACGGTGCCACCCCTGCGGAGCTGGATGGAGTGCTCAAGGCCATGATGGAGCTGATCCCCGCCATTCGGGAGAAGTTCCAAGGCAGCGATAAAAAGGTAGCCGACGTGATCAAGGAAGTGCAGCTGCTCAAGCAGCAGCTGCTCAACGGGAGGCTCGGCAACGCATGA